The following coding sequences lie in one Mucilaginibacter sp. KACC 22773 genomic window:
- a CDS encoding DUF5007 domain-containing protein, producing MRTYFKKEFIFFLFAIAVLSSCKKIFNLPNEKDYLSSNVNYSNKIFEPIIGRTTVIGGFNGDNSTQPIKFEIVNARFGDGRPVTDLFQKKATYVWTAPYNGLEKSLAEIEAKRKLQEHPLFEVLPSGEFILWASSTNELIAPRPADSTNFPQDTRFFDVKITNTGGHIIIRDFQIRPFRERPYEPSDDFNIYSGGPAPHPKTPYNPLSRNYIRPFLNNVIGATTDIPLESNDDKKDVVVYIRPFTGGNGNSLRFKFLNKDSVEMNPALFNETVWDKIVHGFNFQKTLTYAQYDVAYPIPLVEIPTVYAPGGTRDHAEFRYSRIGFGGVRVVASFGIDFAIYRKGDWEIVFHFLKDNPKFENE from the coding sequence ATGCGAACATATTTTAAAAAAGAGTTCATTTTCTTCTTGTTTGCTATTGCTGTATTAAGCAGTTGTAAAAAGATATTTAATCTGCCAAATGAAAAGGACTATTTAAGTTCAAATGTAAATTACAGTAATAAGATATTTGAACCAATTATTGGGCGAACTACTGTGATAGGCGGCTTTAACGGCGATAATTCAACGCAGCCTATAAAGTTTGAAATTGTTAATGCCCGCTTTGGCGATGGCCGGCCGGTAACAGATCTTTTTCAGAAAAAAGCTACTTACGTTTGGACAGCCCCTTATAACGGCCTGGAAAAAAGTTTGGCCGAAATTGAAGCCAAAAGAAAACTGCAGGAACATCCATTATTTGAGGTGCTCCCATCCGGCGAATTTATTTTGTGGGCATCGTCAACCAATGAACTTATTGCTCCGAGGCCTGCAGATAGCACAAATTTTCCGCAGGATACGCGTTTTTTCGATGTTAAAATCACTAATACGGGTGGTCATATCATTATTCGCGATTTCCAGATAAGGCCTTTCCGGGAGCGCCCTTATGAACCATCTGACGATTTTAATATTTACTCCGGCGGTCCGGCACCTCATCCCAAAACTCCTTATAATCCATTAAGCAGGAATTATATAAGGCCGTTTTTAAATAATGTTATCGGAGCCACTACCGATATACCACTTGAAAGCAATGACGATAAAAAAGACGTAGTGGTTTATATACGGCCATTTACAGGTGGCAACGGCAATTCGCTGAGGTTTAAATTTTTAAATAAGGACTCGGTGGAGATGAACCCTGCTTTATTTAATGAAACAGTATGGGATAAAATAGTGCACGGGTTTAACTTTCAAAAAACGCTTACATACGCGCAGTACGATGTGGCTTACCCGATTCCTTTAGTTGAAATACCAACTGTATATGCTCCAGGCGGTACCCGTGATCATGCCGAATTCAGGTATTCAAGAATTGGTTTTGGTGGTGTTAGGGTAGTGGCAAGTTTCGGGATCGATTTTGCCATATACAGAAAAGGCGACTGGGAAATAGTGTTCCATTTCCTGAAGGATAATCCAAAGTTCGAAAACGAATAA
- a CDS encoding discoidin domain-containing protein — MKNFEKYMSALKLSVVMALLLSACKKDGGYHSTATNSPRFAGNTYEYLKSKPGVYDSLIAVIDRMGLKQTLTDSNVTLFAVTNPSFQLAINNLNTLRRQGDKDPLFLSNVDGVQLDTMASYYIMRGSRTTDSLTLQDGLDLTSVRFGYPMHGKVTRASSSGLVDGGPQVIEFSNTKKSKFIRFWSTTTTGSNNILTKNGVVHVVSADHIFGFDEFVPRLTFIPPPPNLISLIGGKLSVLRDNNGGPDNGEGSKKVIDGDDHTKFLAELQGRLWIKFELNTPAVSGVYTLTSANDAPERDPRAWTYEGSNDGQTWVELDRRSNFFFEERYQTKVFSCPNTAAYKFYRIDITELRDGGLFQLAEWSINKAK, encoded by the coding sequence ATGAAAAACTTTGAAAAATATATGAGCGCCTTAAAGCTATCAGTAGTTATGGCACTATTGCTGTCTGCCTGTAAAAAAGATGGTGGATACCATAGCACCGCAACCAATAGCCCCAGGTTTGCCGGTAACACCTATGAATATTTAAAAAGCAAACCGGGTGTTTACGATTCGCTGATAGCAGTGATTGACCGAATGGGTCTAAAGCAGACTTTAACCGATAGTAATGTAACCCTGTTTGCCGTTACAAACCCCAGTTTTCAGCTGGCAATTAATAACCTGAACACATTAAGAAGACAAGGGGATAAAGACCCGCTTTTTCTTTCAAATGTTGATGGTGTGCAGCTTGATACAATGGCATCCTACTATATTATGAGGGGAAGCCGCACTACCGACTCTTTAACCTTGCAGGATGGGCTTGACTTGACCAGTGTACGGTTTGGCTATCCGATGCATGGTAAAGTTACCAGGGCATCTTCATCTGGTTTGGTTGATGGTGGCCCGCAGGTAATAGAATTCAGTAACACCAAAAAGAGCAAATTTATCCGCTTTTGGTCAACAACAACAACTGGATCTAATAACATCCTGACCAAAAATGGGGTAGTTCATGTGGTAAGCGCCGACCATATCTTCGGTTTTGATGAGTTTGTTCCCCGGCTCACATTTATCCCGCCGCCACCAAACCTGATATCATTAATAGGAGGTAAACTATCCGTATTAAGAGATAATAATGGTGGTCCTGATAATGGCGAGGGATCAAAAAAAGTTATTGACGGAGATGATCATACCAAATTCCTGGCAGAACTACAAGGCAGGTTATGGATCAAATTTGAGCTGAATACGCCGGCAGTATCAGGTGTATACACGCTTACATCGGCAAATGACGCACCCGAAAGAGACCCGAGGGCATGGACTTATGAGGGCTCAAATGACGGACAAACCTGGGTTGAATTGGATAGACGCAGCAATTTCTTTTTTGAAGAACGGTACCAGACAAAAGTTTTCAGTTGCCCTAATACAGCAGCTTATAAATTTTACCGCATTGACATTACCGAACTCAGGGACGGCGGGCTTTTCCAGTTAGCTGAGTGGTCAATAAACAAAGCTAAATAA
- a CDS encoding RagB/SusD family nutrient uptake outer membrane protein — MKKILYITLLFFVALTGCNKTLDINSVRVVAEVNMWNKLEDTRAGLLGVYALTRAALSDNDSHWLYGDVRTGEFISPNRPDLKAIAGNKLNASYPTVDALSDWTRFYAIVNAANIFLERVGDVKAADKRYTENNMIVDVAQARFLRAFAYFYMVRIWGDVPFIITSHDGKFENKPRENQGKILVWAQQEMLTAAADLPFIYSGGDVQQPGNYYNEDRTRWGGALATKNTAYAVLAHLAAWQGNYTDVATYTKFVEDNYGKSGIGFQNTEDLTKSNGFFFNKNTSQMFGFNSDWGHIDGSGTGHIEELTLAEPVLNKKVPDIYMPKDTILKIFNQPNDERFSVDTLGLPRSERYFTNINGKYPIFSKIKVIQGGTTDPTFRYFTSALIFTRLEDIVLLRAEALAVLGDQNGALNELLNVMTRRGITTITINSGELIELIFEERHRELLGEGQRWYDLVRYNKIKQNNPAFLNLINSQGIYWPISRKLISQNNLLTQNPFWK, encoded by the coding sequence ATGAAAAAGATATTATATATCACGCTTCTGTTTTTTGTGGCCTTAACCGGTTGTAATAAAACACTGGATATAAATTCTGTAAGGGTAGTTGCCGAAGTGAATATGTGGAATAAGCTGGAAGATACCCGTGCCGGCCTGCTGGGAGTTTACGCGCTTACCCGTGCCGCATTATCTGATAACGACAGTCATTGGCTATATGGAGATGTTCGGACAGGCGAATTTATCAGCCCAAACAGGCCCGATCTTAAAGCCATTGCCGGTAATAAACTAAATGCATCCTACCCAACCGTGGATGCTTTATCCGACTGGACCAGGTTTTATGCCATCGTGAATGCAGCAAATATTTTCCTTGAACGCGTTGGCGATGTAAAAGCGGCTGATAAGCGTTATACAGAAAACAATATGATTGTTGATGTTGCCCAGGCCCGCTTCCTCAGAGCCTTCGCTTACTTCTACATGGTTAGGATATGGGGCGATGTACCGTTTATTATCACATCGCACGATGGCAAGTTTGAAAACAAACCCCGTGAAAATCAGGGTAAAATATTGGTCTGGGCTCAGCAGGAAATGTTAACGGCCGCCGCCGATTTGCCATTTATTTATAGTGGCGGCGATGTTCAGCAACCCGGTAACTATTATAACGAGGACAGAACCAGGTGGGGCGGTGCTTTAGCAACAAAAAATACGGCATATGCTGTTTTGGCTCATTTGGCGGCCTGGCAAGGCAATTATACGGATGTTGCCACCTATACCAAATTTGTTGAGGATAACTATGGCAAAAGTGGCATTGGTTTCCAGAATACCGAGGACCTGACCAAATCAAACGGATTCTTTTTTAATAAAAACACCAGCCAGATGTTTGGTTTCAATTCCGACTGGGGGCATATTGACGGTTCCGGAACAGGCCATATAGAAGAGTTGACCCTGGCCGAACCTGTTTTAAACAAAAAGGTTCCTGATATCTATATGCCCAAAGACACCATTTTAAAAATATTTAATCAGCCAAATGACGAACGCTTTAGTGTTGATACACTTGGGCTGCCACGGTCCGAAAGATATTTTACCAATATAAATGGTAAGTACCCCATTTTTAGTAAGATAAAAGTTATACAAGGAGGTACCACCGACCCCACTTTCAGGTATTTCACCAGCGCTTTAATTTTTACCAGGCTTGAAGATATTGTTTTGTTACGTGCCGAGGCATTAGCTGTTTTAGGTGATCAAAACGGAGCTTTAAACGAACTACTAAACGTAATGACAAGGCGCGGAATAACAACTATCACCATCAATAGCGGAGAGCTGATTGAGCTGATTTTTGAAGAGCGGCATCGCGAATTACTGGGCGAGGGGCAACGATGGTACGATTTGGTAAGGTATAATAAAATCAAGCAAAATAATCCCGCTTTTTTAAACCTTATAAACTCCCAGGGAATTTACTGGCCGATATCCCGTAAGCTTATTTCACAAAACAACTTATTAACTCAAAATCCATTTTGGAAATAA